TCGTGTTCCGCGACGCGACCCTTCCTGCCGACGCCGGCGCCCGCGTCTCGAAGGCCGGCGGCAAGCTCATGAAGGCCATCGGGAGCGCCGGCGTGGCGACCATCACCGGCACCGCCGCCACGCGCGCCGCCCTAGAAAAAGACAGCGGCGTGCTTGCCGTGGGCCTGGAGCACCTGTACGCCGCGCCGACGGTGAGTGAAGAGGTCAAGGCGACGGCCGCAGACGGCCTGTACAGCGCCACCGCCGCGGACAGCCTGTACGGATACCAGTGGGATATGCGCCGCATCGGCGCGCAGATCGGCGCCAACCGGGTCGGAGCGGCCCAGACGAAAGTCACCGTGGGCGTGCTGGACGTGGGCGTGATGAGCGACCACCCGGACATGGTGGGCCAGATCGCGTACTCCAAGGGCACCAACTACTGCCTGGAGACCGGCGTCGACGGCACGACCGGTTACCCGGTGTACAGCAAGCTTATCGACTTCGACGCCCACCCCGACTTCGATCCCTCAAAGGATTCGTGCACCCCCGCGAACGCGATCTACGAGGATCACGGCACGCACGTGGCGGGCACGGTGGCCGGCAGGGTCGGTGGCGGCGAGATCGTTGGCGTGGCCCCAGGCGCGAAGATCGCCGCGTACAAGGTCTTCGACCGCTACCGCTACACCGACGCCAAGGGCAACGTGGTTGACGGCGTGGGCGGCTTCGACGGCCCGATCTTCGACGCGATCGTGGACGCGGCCAACCGCGGCGTGAACGTGATCAACATGAGCCTGGGCGGGACGCTCGACCGCTCGAACAAGGACGACAACGCGTCGTGGCTGGCGTGGCAGCGCGTCATGACCTACGCCGACAAGAAGGGCACGCTGATCATCGCGTCGGCTGGAAACGACGCGCAGAACTCCAACGGCACCATCGCCCACATCCCGTCGGACGTGCCGGGCATCATGTCCGTGTCCGCGACCGGCGTGACCGCGCTGAAGTCCGAGGCGGGACAGCTCGTCGCGAACGGCCCGGACGTGCTCGCATTCTACTCGAACTACGGCGCCTCCACCGACATCGCCGCGCCCGGTGGGGACTGCGGCACCAACCCCGCCAACGGCCTGAGCTGGTGCGACCGGCCCAGCGGTAACCGCGCCAACCGCCCGGCGACGTGGTTCTACCACCTGATCCTGTCGAGCGTCATCGACCCCACGACCGGCAAGCCCGACTACGCGTGGTTCGCGGGCACCAGCATGGCCAGCCCGCACGTGGCCGGCGTGGCCGCGCTCGTCAAGGCGCAGCACCCGGAATTCAGCCCCAACCAGCTCAAGGCCTACCTGCAGCGCACCACCGAAAAGGTCGGCCAGAAGCAGACCTTCGGCGCCGGTCTGCTCAGCGCCGACCTCTCCACTCGCTGAATCCACCGCCTCCGTCCAGGCCCGCCGCATGGCGGGCCTTGCCCTTGCTCGCGGCCTGCTGCGCTGTCACCCCTCCCGGCGGGCTTGTGGCTCCACATACGCCGCCAGGGCCGCGTCCAGGGTGCCCAGGCGCGCGGCGATCAGTGTGG
This region of Deinococcus metalli genomic DNA includes:
- a CDS encoding S8 family peptidase; its protein translation is MKRNALSSVLIVSLSVALAACNQQSSPALSAQAAGPAQRYVVVFRDATLPADAGARVSKAGGKLMKAIGSAGVATITGTAATRAALEKDSGVLAVGLEHLYAAPTVSEEVKATAADGLYSATAADSLYGYQWDMRRIGAQIGANRVGAAQTKVTVGVLDVGVMSDHPDMVGQIAYSKGTNYCLETGVDGTTGYPVYSKLIDFDAHPDFDPSKDSCTPANAIYEDHGTHVAGTVAGRVGGGEIVGVAPGAKIAAYKVFDRYRYTDAKGNVVDGVGGFDGPIFDAIVDAANRGVNVINMSLGGTLDRSNKDDNASWLAWQRVMTYADKKGTLIIASAGNDAQNSNGTIAHIPSDVPGIMSVSATGVTALKSEAGQLVANGPDVLAFYSNYGASTDIAAPGGDCGTNPANGLSWCDRPSGNRANRPATWFYHLILSSVIDPTTGKPDYAWFAGTSMASPHVAGVAALVKAQHPEFSPNQLKAYLQRTTEKVGQKQTFGAGLLSADLSTR